The following is a genomic window from Atribacteraceae bacterium.
TTGAGGGTCAATCCCTCATAATAGTACAGAGCCACACAAAGCCGGTCCCGTTCTGGCAGGTCATCAATCGCCTGGCCTAAAAACTCCATGAGTTCCCGGTTTTCGAGGATTTCCTGAGGATTGAAGCGAGGGGTTTCGTCGGGAAGATCGTCACCAAGCAACCGGCCATCCTCATTATTTTCCTGTTCCAGGGAAAATAGAATGCTCGATTTGTACCTTTCGATAACCCAGCTCACTTCTTCCACGGTGATATTCATGTCTCCGGACACTTCCTCGAGGGTGGGATCCCGACCCTTTTCTTTTTGAAGCTTCTGCCAGGTCTCCATAACTTTTTTGAATGTCTTCCGCTGGCCCCGGGTCATCGGATCGAGGCTTCTGAGGTAGTCGATCACCGCCCCACGGATGCGGGACAGGGCATACGTTTCGAACTTGAGGCCCCGTTCGGGACGAAATCGTTCCAGGGCTTGCAAGAGTCCGATGATTCCATAACTTTCCAGATCCTCCCGGTCGATGTAGGAAGGCAGGGTATAAAGCAGGCGTCCTATGGCAATTTTCACCAAATAGAGGTAGTGTTCGATGAGGCGCTCCCGCTTGCGGAGATCACCGGTACTCAGAAACCCAGTCCAGCATTCCTCGACGCTTTCATTCCGTTTGGTCAGGCTCATGATTCAACACCTGGGCTTTTTTTATCCTCGGCCGGCACCCGGGAAACAATCCAGAATAAATAATAATATACCACTACATACACCACGATGGCGATGACAAAGCTTCTCCACACCACCGTAAACAAACTAATATTTCGCACCATTCCCCAGACGAAATAGAACAGTACCACGAGCCAGGTCAGGGACAATGCCAGCAGCCGAGGAGTTTTTTTTCGTCTGTCGCTGATCAAATGACAAAACACTCCTGTCCAATCGTCTTGACTTCCAGCCGGCCATTTTGGACATGAAACGTGATACTCCGTCCCCGGTTACCTCCGGTATTTTCCCCAAGCAATGGTATACCCAAATCCTGTACGACCTGTTTGACCGCTTCGACATTCCGCTTACCGATGTCAAAGAGGGAATCGGTCCCGGCAAACATTTTCGCACCACCGGCGATCTTGGCAATGACGTTTTTTTTCCGGGCTCCGACTTTGGCCATTTCCTCCAATAGTGCTTCTACGGCCGTATCGGCAAATTTAAAAATGTTCTTCTGACCCGGGATGCTCTGCGGCAAGAGGATATGAGCCATACCCGCCACACAGTTTTCCCGGTCATACAGACAGGCCCCGACACAGGAGCCCAGCCCCATGATGCACAACCGGTCTTCCGGTTTGTCGCTGACACGGAACTCCGCCATCCCAATCGAATATTTCTGTCCCATTGTCAGACAACCCCTATGGATTTGAGCATGATCTCAAGCGATCCGGAGTCCGGGATAAGCATGAAAAACCCGATAATATGGTATTTTTCTTCTACAAATTCGGTCTCGATCAAGAGTGCGTAATCTCCCCGGCGGGAGATCTCGATCAAAACCAGGTCAACAATCGCTCCGACCATATCCACTGCGATCTCGGGAACGGAATGGTTGAGGTTGAGACCGGTAAAATCAGCCAGCGCGCAAAGATACGACGAAGAAAGGATGTTTCCGATCTCGGCCATGGCCGATGAGGCGAGGTCGTCCATATCGAGCATTTGCTCTTTTGCCGGAGCCATGTCCCCCAGAAGGATCTTCATCATTTTCTGGGCATTGTCCAGATCAAGAACAAAAAGAATATGACCGCTCATTGCCCCAAACA
Proteins encoded in this region:
- a CDS encoding chemotaxis protein CheD — protein: MGQKYSIGMAEFRVSDKPEDRLCIMGLGSCVGACLYDRENCVAGMAHILLPQSIPGQKNIFKFADTAVEALLEEMAKVGARKKNVIAKIAGGAKMFAGTDSLFDIGKRNVEAVKQVVQDLGIPLLGENTGGNRGRSITFHVQNGRLEVKTIGQECFVI
- a CDS encoding FliA/WhiG family RNA polymerase sigma factor, encoding MSLTKRNESVEECWTGFLSTGDLRKRERLIEHYLYLVKIAIGRLLYTLPSYIDREDLESYGIIGLLQALERFRPERGLKFETYALSRIRGAVIDYLRSLDPMTRGQRKTFKKVMETWQKLQKEKGRDPTLEEVSGDMNITVEEVSWVIERYKSSILFSLEQENNEDGRLLGDDLPDETPRFNPQEILENRELMEFLGQAIDDLPERDRLCVALYYYEGLTLKEIGSILEVGESRVSQILSRSLLKLRSKMNEWKGPGDE
- a CDS encoding chemotaxis protein CheC, producing MVFSFEHLSELQLDALREIGNIGAGNAATALARMVDHRVSMEVPLVKILPLKDVPEWLGGPEKEVLGVYLSMFGAMSGHILFVLDLDNAQKMMKILLGDMAPAKEQMLDMDDLASSAMAEIGNILSSSYLCALADFTGLNLNHSVPEIAVDMVGAIVDLVLIEISRRGDYALLIETEFVEEKYHIIGFFMLIPDSGSLEIMLKSIGVV